One window from the genome of Pedococcus badiiscoriae encodes:
- a CDS encoding energy-coupling factor ABC transporter permease has product MHVPDGFLDAPTSVGTAVVAVTGVGLALRGARRELDDRTAPLAGLVALFIFATQMVNFPIGAGTSGHLLGGALAAVLVGPYTATLAITVVLIVQGTLMADGGLTALGTNITLMGLVGVWVGWLVFVGVRALLPQRPASVVPAAAVAALVSVPTAAFGFSVLFGIGGTADVPFSTVAAAMVGVHSIIGIGEAAITALAVSSILAVRPDLVYGARPSLRRRTLTIREEARA; this is encoded by the coding sequence GTGCACGTCCCCGACGGATTCCTCGACGCACCGACGTCGGTCGGTACCGCCGTCGTCGCGGTCACCGGCGTGGGGCTCGCGCTGCGCGGCGCGCGGCGCGAGCTCGACGACCGGACCGCACCGCTGGCGGGACTCGTGGCGCTGTTCATCTTCGCGACCCAGATGGTCAACTTCCCCATCGGCGCGGGCACGTCGGGCCACCTCCTCGGGGGCGCGCTCGCGGCGGTCCTCGTCGGTCCCTACACCGCCACCCTGGCCATCACCGTCGTGCTCATCGTCCAGGGCACCCTGATGGCCGACGGCGGCCTCACCGCGCTCGGCACCAACATCACCCTGATGGGCCTCGTGGGCGTGTGGGTCGGCTGGCTCGTCTTCGTCGGCGTGAGGGCCCTGTTGCCGCAGCGGCCTGCGTCGGTCGTGCCCGCGGCCGCGGTCGCGGCCCTGGTGTCCGTGCCGACGGCGGCGTTCGGGTTCTCGGTGCTGTTCGGCATCGGGGGCACCGCCGACGTGCCCTTCTCCACCGTCGCCGCCGCCATGGTGGGAGTGCACAGCATCATCGGGATCGGCGAGGCAGCCATCACGGCCCTGGCCGTGTCGAGCATCCTCGCCGTGCGCCCGGACCTGGTCTACGGCGCGCGTCCCAGCCTTCGACGACGCACCCTGACGATCCGAGAGGAGGCGCGGGCATGA
- the bcp gene encoding thioredoxin-dependent thiol peroxidase, with protein sequence MSERLSPGDTAPDFTLTDDKGDQVALSDLRGTKVVVYFYPAAMTPGCTTQACDFSDNINTLRGEGYEVLGISPDKPEKLATFRERDGLTIRLLSDPDRSVMNAYGAFGEKKLYGKTVEGVIRSTVVVDETGTVSHAWYNVKATGHVAKLRRDLGLA encoded by the coding sequence GTGAGCGAGCGACTGAGCCCGGGCGACACCGCCCCCGACTTCACGCTGACCGACGACAAGGGCGACCAGGTGGCCCTGTCCGACCTGCGCGGCACCAAGGTCGTCGTCTACTTCTACCCGGCGGCCATGACCCCGGGGTGCACCACCCAGGCCTGCGACTTCAGCGACAACATCAACACCCTGCGCGGCGAGGGCTACGAGGTGTTGGGGATCTCGCCCGACAAGCCCGAGAAGCTGGCCACGTTCCGCGAGCGCGACGGGCTCACCATCCGGTTGCTCTCCGATCCGGACAGGTCCGTGATGAACGCCTACGGAGCCTTCGGCGAGAAGAAGCTCTACGGCAAGACCGTCGAGGGAGTCATCCGCAGCACCGTCGTCGTCGACGAGACCGGCACCGTGTCCCACGCCTGGTACAACGTCAAGGCCACTGGTCACGTCGCCAAGCTGCGCCGCGACCTTGGTCTGGCCTGA
- a CDS encoding ATP-binding cassette domain-containing protein: MTTPVLEVQGLAYAYPDGHQALFGVNLHVHQGERVALLGPNGAGKTTLVLHLNGILTAGAGSVAVSGMPVGKDTLMEIRRRVGVVFQDPDDQLFMPSVRADVEFGPANLGLRGAALEARVLAALDRVGMVDFIDRPPHHLSFGQRRRVAVATVLAMEPEILVLDEPSSNLDPASRRELADIIRSLDVTVLMVTHDLPYAYELCPRSVVLSDGVVVADGSTRGVLTDDPLMAAHRLELPFGFDPRTIPAP, translated from the coding sequence GTGACCACTCCCGTCCTCGAGGTCCAGGGTCTCGCCTACGCCTATCCGGACGGCCACCAGGCCCTGTTCGGCGTGAACCTCCATGTGCACCAAGGCGAACGCGTCGCCCTGCTCGGCCCCAACGGCGCCGGCAAGACGACCCTGGTGCTGCACCTCAACGGCATCCTGACGGCCGGCGCGGGCTCGGTGGCCGTGTCGGGCATGCCGGTGGGCAAGGACACCCTGATGGAGATCCGACGCCGCGTGGGTGTGGTGTTCCAGGACCCCGACGACCAGCTGTTCATGCCTTCGGTGCGCGCCGATGTCGAGTTCGGCCCCGCCAACCTCGGGCTTCGGGGTGCGGCCCTCGAGGCGCGGGTCCTTGCAGCCCTCGACCGCGTCGGGATGGTCGACTTCATCGACCGTCCGCCACACCACCTGTCCTTCGGGCAGCGTCGGCGCGTGGCGGTCGCGACGGTCCTGGCGATGGAGCCGGAGATCCTCGTGCTCGACGAGCCGTCGTCCAACCTCGACCCCGCGTCACGACGCGAGCTCGCCGACATCATCCGCTCACTCGACGTCACGGTGCTCATGGTCACCCACGACCTCCCGTACGCCTACGAGCTGTGTCCGCGATCGGTCGTGCTGTCCGACGGGGTCGTCGTCGCGGACGGGTCCACCCGGGGCGTCCTCACCGACGACCCGCTCATGGCCGCCCACCGGCTGGAGCTGCCGTTCGGGTTCGACCCCCGGACGATCCCGGCTCCCTAG
- the cbiQ gene encoding cobalt ECF transporter T component CbiQ: MGAGHGHHLHFHGHSVVHRLPAHVKLVALLGFVVTVVLTPRTAFPAYAVYLALVLVAQRSSRVPFAYYAKRMVVETPFVVFALLMPFVASGPRVQLGPLRLSEAGLLGAWALLAKGTLGVMASLVLATTTEPRHVVAGMERLRLPHQLVQIMGFMVRYLEVVTGEMARMRVARESRGFRSRDLRSWPVLATTAGALFIRSYERGERVHLAMLSRGYTGQLPVTHPLTATGEQWRRAGILPAAALATLVVAVAL; encoded by the coding sequence GTGGGCGCAGGACACGGGCACCACCTGCATTTCCACGGGCACTCGGTCGTCCACCGCCTCCCCGCGCACGTCAAGCTCGTGGCGCTGCTGGGGTTCGTGGTCACGGTCGTCCTCACGCCACGGACCGCTTTCCCCGCGTATGCCGTCTACCTCGCCCTCGTCCTCGTCGCCCAGCGCAGCTCCCGGGTGCCGTTCGCCTACTACGCCAAGCGGATGGTCGTCGAGACGCCGTTCGTGGTGTTCGCCCTGCTGATGCCGTTCGTGGCGAGCGGGCCGCGGGTCCAGCTGGGTCCTCTGCGGCTGTCCGAGGCAGGCCTGCTCGGTGCGTGGGCCCTGCTGGCCAAGGGCACGCTGGGCGTCATGGCCTCGCTCGTCCTCGCGACCACCACCGAGCCTCGGCACGTCGTGGCCGGGATGGAGCGCCTGCGCCTGCCCCACCAGCTCGTGCAGATCATGGGGTTCATGGTGCGCTACCTCGAGGTGGTCACCGGGGAGATGGCGCGGATGCGGGTGGCCCGGGAGTCGCGCGGGTTCCGATCCCGCGACCTGCGGTCCTGGCCGGTCCTCGCCACGACCGCCGGGGCGTTGTTCATCCGCTCCTACGAGCGCGGCGAGCGGGTGCACCTCGCCATGCTGTCGCGCGGCTACACGGGGCAACTGCCGGTCACCCACCCCCTGACCGCCACCGGCGAGCAGTGGCGGCGAGCCGGCATACTCCCCGCTGCCGCGCTGGCCACCCTGGTCGTGGCGGTGGCACTGTGA
- a CDS encoding PDGLE domain-containing protein, producing MSDPSPTTTSTAPSSTPPTTPSTTTTATARPQVSTRRLLVLGILVSFFIAGVVSFYASKHPDGLVFVAGEKGFLHSAPAHPTHGSPFAGYATRGIENRRLSGGVAGVVGATLVFLLAGGLFLVVRRRGGSDAAGETSPAGSGEG from the coding sequence ATGAGCGACCCCAGCCCCACCACGACCTCGACGGCGCCCTCGAGCACGCCCCCGACCACGCCCTCGACGACCACCACCGCCACGGCTCGCCCACAGGTGAGCACTCGTCGCCTCCTCGTCCTCGGCATCCTCGTGTCGTTCTTCATCGCCGGCGTCGTGTCGTTCTACGCCTCCAAGCACCCCGACGGACTGGTCTTCGTGGCCGGCGAGAAGGGCTTCCTCCACTCGGCCCCGGCCCACCCCACCCATGGGTCGCCCTTCGCCGGCTACGCCACCCGCGGCATCGAGAACCGCAGGCTGTCGGGCGGGGTCGCGGGTGTCGTCGGAGCCACCTTGGTGTTCCTGCTCGCCGGTGGGCTGTTCCTCGTGGTCCGGCGGCGAGGCGGCTCCGACGCGGCAGGCGAGACCTCCCCCGCCGGCTCGGGCGAAGGCTGA
- a CDS encoding rhodanese-like domain-containing protein — MSAATIHWETRLFSAPPTTPTPTAPATTRTSAGRGWGAPVYRGIDDQLEDARSRLDRVSARGAYQELLHGRAVLVDIRPAAQRAVEGEVAAHLGPLVVERNVLEWRFDPRHEARLDVARFDTRVLVLCQEGFTSSLAADALLRLGIRRATDVVGGFRAWREAGLPITT; from the coding sequence GTGAGCGCCGCGACCATCCACTGGGAGACCCGCCTGTTCAGCGCCCCGCCCACCACGCCGACCCCGACGGCCCCGGCGACGACCCGGACGTCAGCCGGTCGCGGCTGGGGCGCACCGGTCTACCGCGGCATCGACGACCAGCTCGAAGACGCGCGCAGCCGCCTGGACCGGGTCAGCGCCCGCGGCGCATACCAGGAGCTGTTGCACGGTCGGGCGGTGCTCGTCGACATCCGGCCGGCGGCGCAGCGCGCCGTGGAGGGCGAGGTGGCGGCCCACCTCGGACCACTCGTGGTCGAGCGCAACGTGCTCGAGTGGAGGTTCGACCCCCGACACGAGGCGCGACTCGACGTCGCCCGCTTCGACACCCGAGTGCTCGTGCTGTGCCAGGAGGGCTTCACCTCGTCGTTGGCCGCGGATGCGTTGCTGCGCCTGGGAATCCGTCGGGCGACGGACGTCGTCGGCGGGTTCCGGGCGTGGCGGGAGGCAGGCCTGCCGATCACCACCTGA
- a CDS encoding DUF3618 domain-containing protein: MSENPSKQSVDQIEADITAARVRLAGTVDELHTRTAPQEIARRQVESLRTKLTAATHTESGDLRAERIAAVAAAAVALLGLAVARRRHR; the protein is encoded by the coding sequence ATGAGCGAGAACCCGAGCAAGCAGTCGGTCGACCAGATCGAGGCCGACATCACGGCCGCGCGCGTCCGCCTCGCGGGCACCGTCGACGAGCTCCACACGCGCACCGCCCCGCAGGAGATCGCCCGGCGGCAGGTCGAGTCGCTGAGGACGAAGCTCACCGCGGCGACACACACCGAGTCCGGCGACCTGCGCGCCGAGCGCATCGCAGCCGTCGCCGCCGCCGCAGTGGCCCTGCTCGGCCTGGCAGTGGCGCGCCGCCGACACCGCTGA
- a CDS encoding cysteine dioxygenase yields MTAITTAGTPGVNRFTRNQLLRTARLFATDPDLERELDLGATQRSWRRLDATAHLEIWLIHWPLGASTGWHDHLQSEGAFLTVKGELTEQFWSGNQVHDRYLWEGEGRTFGPRHIHTVTNLGDRPALSVHVYSPALRGMTRYALLDNTLRETGIERAGEQW; encoded by the coding sequence ATGACCGCCATCACCACCGCCGGCACCCCCGGCGTCAACCGCTTCACCCGTAACCAGCTGCTGCGCACCGCCCGGCTGTTCGCCACCGATCCCGACCTCGAGCGCGAGCTCGACCTCGGTGCGACCCAGCGCAGCTGGCGCCGGCTCGATGCCACCGCCCACCTCGAGATCTGGCTGATCCACTGGCCGCTCGGGGCGTCCACCGGCTGGCACGACCACCTCCAGTCGGAGGGCGCCTTCCTCACCGTCAAGGGCGAGCTCACCGAGCAGTTCTGGTCCGGGAACCAAGTGCACGACCGGTACCTCTGGGAGGGCGAGGGCCGGACGTTCGGGCCGCGCCACATCCACACCGTGACCAACCTCGGTGACCGGCCTGCGCTCTCGGTGCACGTCTACTCCCCGGCGCTGCGCGGCATGACCAGGTATGCGTTGCTGGACAACACGTTGCGCGAGACCGGCATCGAGCGGGCGGGTGAGCAGTGGTGA
- a CDS encoding peptidoglycan-binding domain-containing protein translates to MAAADILTKFGTKRATEVVELAALAGLELAAAATLLEKESGGGDNVYGHDPVQTGGFYFMGGPVTKANYTLYKKHRATLGAQGVGPCQLTFPGFQDRADARGGCFDWRVNALVGFEILSGNITALGVQKGFRAFNGTGPAADKYATDAMNKLRVWRERLNGSPSVAPPIARPLLKENDSGPLVLAVQKFMNRTFPLYSHLEVVSKIYGPETSKVIAEFQRRAGVSGAGVSAAGRQIGPPTWAALEFFGFR, encoded by the coding sequence ATGGCTGCAGCAGACATCCTGACGAAGTTCGGTACCAAGCGTGCGACGGAGGTAGTGGAGCTCGCGGCCCTGGCCGGACTCGAGCTCGCCGCGGCGGCGACGCTCCTCGAGAAGGAGTCCGGCGGGGGGGACAACGTGTACGGCCACGACCCCGTGCAGACCGGCGGCTTCTACTTCATGGGCGGACCCGTCACCAAGGCGAACTACACGCTGTACAAGAAGCACCGTGCCACCCTGGGGGCGCAGGGAGTCGGCCCCTGCCAGCTGACCTTTCCCGGCTTCCAGGACAGGGCCGACGCGCGAGGCGGGTGTTTCGACTGGCGGGTCAACGCCCTCGTGGGCTTCGAGATCCTGTCAGGCAACATCACCGCCCTGGGCGTGCAGAAGGGCTTCCGCGCCTTCAACGGGACGGGGCCTGCGGCCGACAAGTACGCGACCGACGCGATGAACAAGCTGCGGGTCTGGCGGGAGCGACTGAACGGCTCGCCCTCGGTCGCGCCACCCATCGCGCGACCCTTGCTCAAGGAGAACGACTCGGGCCCGTTGGTGCTCGCGGTCCAGAAGTTCATGAACCGCACCTTCCCCCTGTACTCCCACCTCGAGGTCGTGTCGAAGATCTACGGGCCGGAGACCTCGAAGGTGATCGCCGAGTTCCAGCGCCGAGCCGGCGTGTCGGGGGCCGGC